Below is a window of Coregonus clupeaformis isolate EN_2021a chromosome 15, ASM2061545v1, whole genome shotgun sequence DNA.
tgatgtcattaaggatggtatcaagaACATACTGTAATTTGGAAAGTATACACATTCTATCTGTCAAGTCTTCATCCAATACGTTGTGTATAAGAAATGAAGAACAATGATGaaagtatttttgttaagattggaatgtgattttagtttcCTAATGAGGTCATTGTTTTTCATTTAAACTATGCACAGTAAGTAGCCACGCCCCAAGTGAGCTCAGAGATCGTGTCAGGAAgtaggaacgccccttttaccaagAGGGCATAAAGGCTTGAAAGACAAATTCACATCAGACCAGAAAGCGTGGAGACggtagtccacacgtttgaaatggttaGAACTTTGAATCTCAACACGAGCTGAAGAAGATAAACTCAATAGACCAGAAAATTGCCAGTCTGCAGCTGTGCGTGTAAAGGGATCTAGAACTTTGACTAaagacacatttttacatttacattttagtcatttagcagatgctcttatccagagcgagttacagttagtgagggcatacatttcCCACGAGGTGGGAAGAAGAAAAtcccatctcagccaatcatTAGAATGCATCTGAGTATCTGTTCTATTTGAATGCATCAACGATAATTtgactctctctttgtctctccccctccctccctcttccttacCTCTCCCTCTTCtgataaccaagcagtcatgctgttagtccgctagggaccttttctcatgtattaagtgtatgtattctgtgttattatttagttagctagtaaataaataattaagccaatttgtgtagtgCTGATTCATAAGTAAAGCTGGGGTTCTTGCGGATCCAAGAATTCTGCtaccgttcagaatgagactgataagaggtaatgattaatacgttgactgttttatacattTTGATAGGTAACGACatttagagtttaattcgggagatggtaactctataaacaacttattacgtggtgccccaaatcctaatgagttaattgttacatgattcatttcattgagtaacaattaaacatagttagttgattcgataaataacagtcatcatattaatgaaagtcacgtcacgacaatgCTGAGCTCTGGCCAAGAAGAGGTGATAAGCTGGGTCATTAATTACTATACCTTGATCTTCACATCTTTGGGAGCGAGCTTCTTCACTTCGCTTAGTAACCTGTCCCCGAAGCCTGCAGCAGAAAAGACTGTTAGCTAACATTTTGTAGGTTTCCGCAACACTTAGCTAAGGGGCCTTAAACCACATGAGGAAACACCTACTTTCACAACACACTGGTATTAGTTGTttttggtcagtgtgtgtgtgtgacgtgtgtgtaaCCTTTgagcagtgtggatcctccagacAGTACGATGTTGGAGAAGAGTGTGCGTCGGAGGTCCATGTCAGACTTCTGGATGGCGAAGGCCAGCACCTCGTGGATCCCCTCGCTCTCGTCTCCAATCAGGTCTGGCCTGAACAGCAGCTCTGGCGCGCGGAACCTGGCTGGACCAATCTGGACAGGGGGCAGAGGTCAGAGTTAGGGTCAACTGGGTGTCAGagtgatgttgttgatgtttgtGGTCCTTCAAATGAAAACaaaggtgtgtgtttgtatgtgtgtgtgtgtctgtgtgtgtgtgtggtgtgtgactCACATCCAGTGTGCTGCCGTCGGGGAGTGTGTACTGGGCCTTCTCGGTCTCCAGAGTCTCATCCTTCTGGGGGTTCAGGGACAGGTAGCAGGCTCTCtgaggacagaaacacacacccacaTTACCAACACATCCCTATTGACAGCTCCTATTGACAGTAGGGCTGGCCAATATATCAAATTAATTTGATTCATTCGAATGTATATTTTTAcacgatattccaaatgcctgtatcacaTTTCGTCtttatgagcgtttatgtccgcttgttctcgtgttgtatttttggtctcgtctccgTCGCTCCTTCTGTGCGAGATGCATGTCTCcgaccctaacaatgggagttgttgtcccaaaggcaggaaggcaggtgacaagcttaggtaaaaaataagcccatagaaacacattgggcttattttggacagattttagcAAGAGTGAAACCTCTCACTTTGCCTCTTGCTCTATGGTTTACACACACCAAGCTCCTCCCCCGGCCTCTCACGCCAACAAAGTTGAGAGATCACATCTTActctctgacaagcggtttcaactcgctatttgcatttgtggtttggtccaacagaatcggtcatatggacaccaaaacacattgagacattattttactgtaatagaggagaagttaacttttctaacgatacccttcttatgtctcaactactcaaattgtgcgcagagcagacactactaaaacgggAGTATCAATGAAAATTGATTCTGGAAAATGCATGCTCAGTTTGTCGTGCGCAGCACTGGCGTACGccactagcagcattttagccaatgACTGTTATACTAGcaagtctgtgttttataaatgtgcaattagcataaaacacaattatataaggaattggcaactcgttctcattctgagaaataaggtaggccacttgatttcaacatctgaacaaagtggacaggttagcatgctgttcaaacagttggagactgacagaagggtgtgttcataacaattcaactgttctgccttgttagctagcaaatacatCCAAGTTGGCTAATCACTAGCACATGGGCTTGACtgattgttgatgagacctgtgttaaCTTTCTATAGCCTAATGCCTGCTAAAAGACGTTAGTCATTATGAGTGAATGTGCATTTTGGATGGTTCTAGTTAAATTTTTTAACAATAAAAAACAGGTtgaactattttgataaaataatgtaattattagtggttcttatggttgtggaaggcttatatttagcctaggtataacttcacaagccctgaattcattagattattgctgactgtttgaaatgcagtgtatttgacctttaaaaTTGTACAACAAtgcttatttagagaaaacataaaaataaaaaaataaaaaagatatatatcgtgaatcgcccataagtttgaaaaaaatgtagatatgatttttaggccatatcacCCAGGCCTAATTGACAGCAATTCCTATTGAGCCCTGCATTTTCTTCTAGTTaggtcacacatgcacacactgtcCGTCCCGTACCTCTTTGATGGTGCGGACCACCTCAAACTCTGCGGAGGTATGGAAGTCGTAGCCCTCCTTGCGTAGCAGCAGCCGGAGGTAACGGGACACGTCCCTTCCAGCGATGTCCACCCTCATGATGGAGTGGGGAATGGCAAAGCCCTCGTAGATGGGCACCGCATGGGTCACCCCGTCACCCGCATCCAACACCACACCCGTGGTACGCCCTGTCGCATAGCTGGGCCAGAGAAAGGGGCGTGAGTATAACTAACACACAAAAGCGTGCctgcacacactaacacacacacacacaagtatgtacacaaacacacacactcacagactgagGACTGCCTGCATGGAGATAAAGAGGGCGGGGACATTGAAGGTCTCAAAGAACACCTCAGCCGCCTTCTCCCTGTTCTTACTGGGGTTCAGAGGGGCTTCAGTCAACAGGACAGGGTGCTGGAGGGGAAGAGAGATCCAGTTAGCATGCTAGCCAGAAGGCTGAAAACCGCTTTCTTAGTCATACTAGCTCCCTTGTCTGTTAAATACTTTTCACACATTCTTACAACATCCATCATTTTTATACAATTCAATAAATCAACAagcctaacatttacatttaatacAATGGTTAACTGTTCACATAGTGAGGAGATTAGAGACatgaaaagaggaggaggagaataaggaggtgagaggagagcccACCTCCTCTGAGAAGGTCTGCAACTGTTCCTTAGAGTAGACGTACTGCCAGATCCTCTCCATATCGTTCCAGTCCTTCACTATACCATGCTCCATAGGATACCTGACAGACAGCAACCCTCTGTGctcctgggagggagggagataagagAAGGGTTAGAGGCTTGTTGAAACAGGCCCcttcatagtgtgtgtgtgtgtgtgtgtgtgtaagactaTGGTATGAAGCCTACCTCTGCTTTGGGTCCAATGAAGAGGTCCCCCTCCAGGGCTCCTGCCATCACGCGCACGTGCTTGGGCCGGCCCACACTGGATCACACACAACAGAACACAAAGTTAGAAACACAACCCCTCGGATACTATCTATCTGAATCACAGCTGTGTGTTATTGATGTAGGATAGGTAAAAATAAAGGTTTTACTAGTTGGGGAAGCAGTATTTGGGGATCTGGTCTCCAGCAAAGCCAGCTTTGACAACACCTGAACCCTGGGGAGAAACAGATGGAGGCAGAGGGAAGattaggagagagaggacaggagagaaagCTATGACTACTTAAGTTGTCTGTCCCACCCACCACAATTAACACTCCTCTTGTGTGTGTTGGATCATAAGACGCAGCCTGAGGCAGCAGAAGGCATCATCCCTCTCCTTCTGAGACATCACACACATTCCAGCCCCTGTCTGCTGGGTCATGGCAGCATCACTGGGCTTTAACATGCCTAGTCTTTCCTTATAATGAATAGTTATAATGGTTTGAGTACTACTCCAGTAAAACATTAGCATGAAAGGCCTCTGGGCTAATGACAGGGCAACATATGACACAGGTAGTATTATgttgacaacaacacaacagttATCACCTGCAAGGTCGGGTACACTCATTCAGGTTAAATAATCTAGTAAAGCAGCTCATTTTGGAATTAAGTTGTTTATTTCTTGAGTGGTATGCGCTAAGGTGCATTATCAGTGACAGGTGGCGATAGCTAACACTTGCTAACGCTGCTAGCTAATTTCTTACTCGGCCAACGCATTTCGCATAGATGGCTAGCCGTTCGCAAGGTGGGGTTTGTCTCCCGGCGACCCAACTGTGTGTCTAGCCGGTGTTGCAGCTAGTTACCTAGCTAGTGGCTGACGTTAACTGTAAATGTATCATATGAATCTATCTAGCTAGTTATTTTTCCAGAACAGAACGTATGATGGAGACGACACAGGCAAATCAGTGTTTGGAAAAAGAacaacgttagctggctagctaactagctggtTCTGCAGCACACACAGCAACATAAATATTTAACAAAGAGACATTCTACTACACGAGGTGTACGTGGAAAGAGCTGGCTAAATGCAACTGGAATATATTAATGAATAGCAAGCTAGTACACTGTATTCAGTAATGTCAGCTATCaaagcacagatagaacaatgagacagatatttcaccggatgtataaacgTGAAGCATCcacttggcgtttccactcactaccaaatatggaaGCCCAATGTGGGAGTAGATTgaaggagatggattttggccatcattctgcaaatgttctcctagatgaaacatttgatctcaatacagttttcttttCCAAAAAATATAATCTGTTGTACACTTGACCCTTTGCCCGAAACATTTTTTTTGAATCGCGTTGTTTAGAAGGGGTGCAAAGGCGAAATGAGTTATTGCACATGCGCACTTCAGAGTAGatgttccctaacggaaatatgtaGATGCATGCTAAAACTGGCCAATCGGATCTCGCCCAACTATTACTATTTTGTttccattggaaacgacaggctgtggtctatcttggatTAGTTATAAAAATATTCGATCAAAGCTTCCAACacaacactagctagctaacctccCTGGCTAGTCGTTAGCAAGTTAGCTAGGCAAGGGTGTGGTAGAGTGACATCATACTTACATTATCGATCACAACCGGCTGGTTAGCTATAATGTCATAGGACTCCATGACGAACTGATTGTTGAAGATATGTTTCTATTAATCCTTTGATACAATCTTGCCTATTTGATATTTTAATCATGTAAATAACGCCCCGTCACCGTGGTCTCAAACCACTCGTCGCCACTGCTTGCTTTGATCACAACCTAACCCAGTCAGTATGCGGTTGTCTCTAGAGTAGACAGACAGTGGTAACAGCCAATGGCAATGCTGCCAGCTGGAGCCCACGTGCTAGCTGTCAAACCCAGATTCAGGGTTGTGAGCTTGTGCACTGTTTTTGCCGGCTTGCTTTTCCATAATcatcattattatcatcatcacaaTCTTTATGAATAAATGTACCTTCAGCTAAATCAACGTTGCCCCCTTTACAAGATGAATAGATGAGCATCAGAGAGGGTGGAAACATAATGTCCATTACATTGTTATGTTTGTTAAATCATGGGTAATTATTAGTGAACAGAAATTATGTAGTTTTTATCTGTCTGTAAATTCCACAACATCCAAAAATGTTCACGTTGGAGAAAAAATATAATTTGCCTTTAAGATAAAGTGTCTGTAACCGGAAGGACTGTTATGTATTTTTGTCCGTCAGTAGGACTGGCAGTGCGAAGATTTTCTATCAATCAAAACTATTTTATTGTCGTTCAACTGTAAGGTACTTCGGGTTTTTTATATAGAGGCATTGTCGAGGTAAGAAACCACTGTCATTATTCAACAACAACTAAAAGTTATGAATTCCTCCACGctatagatagctagctagtatGGCTTACTGGAGGTAGCTAGTATGGCTACTCTAAACACTTGGCCGTTAGCAAGTATCACAAAGCGATTAAAATGTATGAATGACAAATTGTATGGACATATAATTTTCTGATCCAActaaaacatagaaaatatgCATCACAACATTAACTGTAGCTAAGATTAGCTTGCAGTTGTTCACTGGGGCATGTCAGTTAGCTAAGGCCTTTGTAGCCAGTAGCCAGCTAAATTACAAGTTTGGCTGAAAGTGAGTTTGTGAATGCAGAAGAAGCAAGCTGATACAGGCAGTTAGTAAATAAATGCTGTCTGTATTTTAGCCAGATGTAGAGAaactgaaagtgtgtgtgtgtgtgtgtgtgtgtgtgtgtgtgtgtgtgtgtgtaggtcttGCCTGGCTGGCCCATGGTGAGACGGGGACCTAGAGGAACTGAACAGACTCAACATGGCCTGTGTGGAGGAGCCCCCTGAGAAGTAAGtctgtgtgtaaccgtgtgtgtgtctgtgtaaccgtgtgtgcatgtttgtattcacctgtgtctccctctgtgtgtgtccaggcaCTGCTGGGTGTGTTttgcaacagagagagaggaccgtGTGGCAGAGTGGGTGAGCCCCTGCAGGTGTAAGGGCTGTACCAAGTGGATCCACCAGGCCTGTCTGCAGCGCTGGCTCGATGAGAAGCAGAAAGGAAACAGTGGAGGAGCCGTCAGCTGCCCTCAGTGTGGCACAGAGTACCACATTGTCTTTCCCAAAATGggtaactaacacacacacacactgcatcatCTTACCCAAGGTGGGATATAGAACAAACACACTCACCAACTAGCACACAAATACACTCTACACACCACAATGAAAGCTCTATTCTGTAGCTTTCATGTCCAGGTGTGTCAGTTAGTTAATGACTGTCTGTATATGTTTGTCGTCTTCCccgtccccctcccctcccccctccagggCCATTGGTGTACTTCCTCCAGCAGGTGGACAGTGCTCTGTCACGGGCCAGTCCATTCACTGCTGCCGGGGTGGTGGTGGGGACAGTCTATTGGTCAGCTGTCACCTATGGAGCTGTGACTGTCATGCAGGTACATGCCCCTTGACTCCTGACCCCTGAACCTTAACCCTGTCATACCCATTATACCCTTACCCTTGTACCCTTACCCCTAACCTTTGACCCATAACTAACACTAACTACTCACTAGTTCAGTAACTAGTTCAGTGAATCCATTGCATACAACAATGCAACTCAAAACACAAGATTCCCAGTTCAcctctttccatccctccctctccctctttctccaggTGGTGGGCCATAAGAAGGGCTTGGATGTGATGGAGAGAGCAGATCCTCTGTTCCTCCTGATGGGTCTACCTACCATCCCTGTGATGCTTGTCCTGGGCAAGATGATCCGCTGGGAGGACTACATACTGAGGCTGTGGCAGAGACACTCCTCTAAACTACAGCTGCTAttgccaggtacacacacactggtgtatggctgtctgtctggtgtatggctgtctgtctggtgtatggctgtctgtctggtgtatggctgtctgtctggtgtatgGTTAACTCTAGAGAGAAGATGTTTAGGTTTAGTAAATGTTACAGCATATAGTACATTCTGCAAAGAAATGCATATTattaaaaaaaagttttaaaaatctcaccccctccctcccaggTATAGGTCGTCCATTGCCCCGTGTGCCAGCTGATGCGGGTAATGGAGGGGACCACCTGTCAGTGTCTCGTACTCTGTGTGGAGCTCTCATCTTCCCCTCTGTAGCCAGCCTGGTGGGACGACTGATCTTCAGTAGGGTACCCTCATCTCTGCAACGCACCGTTCTGGTGAGGGAATAGTGTTTGTGTATTTGTACAGTATGTCTCAAGGCTGGGGTGGCATGTGTTTTAtgcttgtctctttctctctctgtgttgtagggtGGTATAGCATTTGTGGTGATGAAGGGAGTGTTGAAGGTGTATTTCAAACAGCAGCAGTACCTTATTCAGGCCAACCGCCACATCCTCAACTACcccgagagagggagggacggagagagggagggacagggcgAGGGAGGAGAGGACGACACGGAGGACAGCGGAAACTAGTGAATGCAACACTCTCCTTAAccatagagggggagggagggagaagtagAGGGGAGATAGTTAGAGTTAGGCACACAACGACAGCAGAAACGATTGACAGCCTCCCAGAATCCTCTATTCCCAATCGCAATGTAGTTTTATTTAACTCAGACAAGGGGTGTGTTTAGGAGGTGCATTACGTTTCCAAACAGAGAACTTGTCCAATAGGAATGCAATTCTTAGTTTTGTGTTTGACATTCTTTCTCCCATTTGTGTCTCCTGAATGCAACCCAGCTCTGCTATTTGCATTGTAAGATATCCACCAAACCATGACTgtatgtgtgagcgtgtgtgtacaCTGTAGAGCCCATGCTATTTTATTTGCCTGTATGAATGAATTGGCTAATAAAGTGATATGATTGTTAAATACTGCAGTCTCTCTGTTTGATGTGAttgattaggatccccattagctgacgccaatggcgacagctagtcttactggggtccaacaCATAACAAAAAAGACAATTGACAAAATACTTTTCAAtttgcatacatttaaaaacatgaacatgtagtgtgtgtgtgcatctgtcagttacacatacatgtccgtacatacacacaacaagtaggtcacatgggggagagacGTTGTGCCCTGAGGTGttgctatatttttattttttaaaccaggtttgctgttcatttgtgctatataagatggaagggagttccatgaactcatggctctgtataatactgtacgtttccttgaatttgttctggacctgtggGGGCATGTctagtggggtaagtgtgtgtgtaagttgactatgcaaacagtttcttataaaaacaagaaatgacgcagtcagtctttcctcaactcttagccaagagagactggcatgcattgtattaatattagccctctgattacaatgaagagcaagacctgcggctctgttctgggccagctgcagcttaactaggtctttctttgtaGCACTTGACCATACGACTGGACAATAATGATAAggtaaaactagagcctgcaggacttgctttatGGAGTGTGGCGTCAAAACAGCAGAgtatctctttattacggacagacctctccccatctttacaaccattgaatctatgtgttttgaccatgacagtttacaatctaaggtaacaccaagtaatttagtctcaacttgttcaacagtcacaccattcattaccagattcagctgaggtctagaacttagggaatgatttgtaccaaatacaatgctcttagttttagagatgttcaggaccagtttattactggccaccattccaaaacagacagcaactctttgttaagtgtttcagtaacttcattagctgtggttgctgatgcatatatagttgaatcatcagcatatatggacacacatgctttgtttaatgccagtggcaggtcattggtaaaaatacaaaagagtagagggcctagagagctgccctgcggtaaaccacactttacatgtttgacattagagaaacttccattaaagaaaaccctctgagttctattagatagatagctctggaTCCaagatatggcagaggttgaaaagccataacacataagttctcaacaacaggttatggtcaataatatcaaaggctgcactgaaatctaacagtacagctcccacaatcttattatccatttcttttcatttgtgtcagtgcagtacatgttgagtgcccttctctataaacatgctgaaagtctgttgttaatttgtttacagagaaaaaTTTGGTAAAACACATTTGCTAAGAGTTGGCAGCAAGCtggtaggtctgctgttagaaccagtaaaggcgcTTTACCACTATTTGGTAACATAATGACTTTGGCTTccttccaggcctgaggacaaagactttcgtCTTGGCACATATTTaatatatgacagataggagtggctatagagtcagctaccatcatCAGTAGCTTTTCATCTAGCTACTgagccaggaggtttgtcattgttgatcgataCAGATATtttttccacctctccttctctgaGGTGGAAACATATTTTTGAGGAAAGGAAGCGATCATTGTTTAGAAAAAATAACTATGACCAATGGCATCTCGGTAACTGCATGTGAGTTACCTCCTCCTTCATCGCTATTGGACAATATTCACTCTTTGATCGTTGATTGGACGACATCGTTGCAACGCTTTTTcaagctttttattttattttgttgcgGATGTTTTGGGTCCAATCGAAAAATCAGGAAACGGGTGTATTTAGCTAGCTGACTTAAGCCGAGTAGCTAAATAACCAAAACGATCATGAAGAGAGTCACTCTGTTTGTCAACGGAACTTCTTCCAATGGCAAGGTAAGCAAGTTGCCGAGAAACCTGTCCTATCCGATCTCGTTCTATATCAACGGCAGCACAGATAACATCTCTGCATAGCTactgctgtagctagctagctacatctcaTCTGACTACAGTAGGTACGCTAGGTTGCCAGCAGTTTCCTCATTTGTCAGTGTACATCGCCAGATATGGTGTATTTTGTCGCATGGTTGTCATCATCTGTATCTGTGTGCGTCGTGTGTATTTTGCCGC
It encodes the following:
- the LOC121583364 gene encoding E3 ubiquitin-protein ligase MARCHF5, which codes for MACVEEPPEKHCWVCFATEREDRVAEWVSPCRCKGCTKWIHQACLQRWLDEKQKGNSGGAVSCPQCGTEYHIVFPKMGPLVYFLQQVDSALSRASPFTAAGVVVGTVYWSAVTYGAVTVMQVVGHKKGLDVMERADPLFLLMGLPTIPVMLVLGKMIRWEDYILRLWQRHSSKLQLLLPGIGRPLPRVPADAGNGGDHLSVSRTLCGALIFPSVASLVGRLIFSRVPSSLQRTVLGGIAFVVMKGVLKVYFKQQQYLIQANRHILNYPERGRDGEREGQGEGGEDDTEDSGN
- the LOC121582662 gene encoding beta-centractin; the encoded protein is MESYDIIANQPVVIDNGSGVVKAGFAGDQIPKYCFPNYVGRPKHVRVMAGALEGDLFIGPKAEEHRGLLSVRYPMEHGIVKDWNDMERIWQYVYSKEQLQTFSEEHPVLLTEAPLNPSKNREKAAEVFFETFNVPALFISMQAVLSLYATGRTTGVVLDAGDGVTHAVPIYEGFAIPHSIMRVDIAGRDVSRYLRLLLRKEGYDFHTSAEFEVVRTIKERACYLSLNPQKDETLETEKAQYTLPDGSTLDIGPARFRAPELLFRPDLIGDESEGIHEVLAFAIQKSDMDLRRTLFSNIVLSGGSTLLKGFGDRLLSEVKKLAPKDVKIKISAPQERLYSTWIGGSILASLDTFKKMWVSKKEYEEDRARAIHRKTF